The following are encoded in a window of Treponema rectale genomic DNA:
- the araD gene encoding L-ribulose-5-phosphate 4-epimerase AraD, translating into MSKYQSLKEEAFEANMQIPAQHLALYTWGNVSAFDPALGVFAIKPSGVPYPELTADSMVVVDLEGKVVEGTLRPSSDTPTHAVLYKEFAVADKANIRGIIHTHSTYAVSWAQALKPVPLFGTTHADHIQTEVPCTPYLSKEAVQNDYEKETGNLIVSHFRSLKLNPNEVNMVLVGGHGPFCWGATADKSVYNAAVLEEVSHMAMNTLAINPAAAPLPDYIIQKHYLRKHGPNAYYGQSK; encoded by the coding sequence ATGTCAAAATATCAGAGTTTAAAAGAAGAAGCATTTGAAGCAAACATGCAGATTCCTGCACAGCATCTTGCCCTTTATACATGGGGAAACGTAAGTGCCTTTGATCCTGCACTGGGTGTATTTGCCATAAAGCCAAGCGGAGTTCCTTACCCGGAACTTACTGCAGACAGTATGGTTGTTGTTGATCTTGAAGGAAAAGTTGTCGAAGGAACCTTGAGGCCTTCTTCTGACACTCCTACTCATGCAGTTTTGTATAAGGAATTTGCTGTTGCAGATAAGGCAAATATCCGCGGAATCATTCATACTCATTCAACTTATGCAGTATCCTGGGCTCAGGCTTTAAAGCCGGTTCCGCTTTTCGGAACAACCCATGCTGACCACATTCAGACTGAAGTACCATGTACTCCATATCTTTCAAAGGAAGCAGTTCAGAATGATTATGAAAAAGAAACAGGAAACCTTATCGTAAGTCATTTCCGTTCACTTAAGCTTAATCCAAATGAAGTAAACATGGTTCTTGTAGGCGGTCACGGTCCGTTCTGCTGGGGTGCTACTGCAGATAAGTCTGTATACAATGCGGCAGTTCTTGAAGAAGTAAGCCACATGGCAATGAATACTCTTGCAATTAATCCTGCTGCAGCTCCTCTTCCTGATTACATCATTCAGAAGCATTATCTGAGAAAGCACGGACCTAATGCATATTACGGTCAGTCAAAGTAA
- a CDS encoding O-acetylhomoserine aminocarboxypropyltransferase/cysteine synthase family protein has product MADKKLHFETLQLHVGQEQADPATDSRAVPIYQTTSYVFHNSKHAADRFGLADAGNIYGRLTNSTQDVLEKRIAALEGGVAALALASGAAAITYTIQALAQKGDHIVAQKTIYGGSYNLLAHTLSQFGIETTFVDAHNLAEVEGAIKENTKAVYLETLGNPNSDIPDIDAISAIAHKHGLPVAVDNTFGTPYLFRPIEHGADIVVHSATKFIGGHGTTLGGIIVDSGKFDWKKSGKYAPIAAPNPSYHGISFADAVGPAAFVTYIRAILLRDQGATISPFNAFLLLQGTETLSLRLDRHAENTKKVVEFLKNHPKVAKVNHPSLENHPDHALYQKYFPNGGASIFTFEIKGGKEAAWNFIDHLEIFSLLANVADVKSLVIHPATTTHSQLTDEELADQGITQSTIRLSIGTEHIDDIIADLEKGFAAV; this is encoded by the coding sequence ATGGCAGACAAGAAATTACATTTTGAAACATTACAGCTTCACGTAGGACAGGAACAGGCAGACCCGGCAACAGATTCAAGGGCTGTACCTATTTACCAGACGACTTCTTATGTATTCCACAATTCAAAGCATGCAGCAGACAGATTCGGACTTGCCGATGCAGGAAACATTTACGGCCGCCTTACAAACTCAACCCAGGATGTTCTTGAAAAACGCATCGCAGCCCTGGAAGGTGGTGTTGCAGCCCTTGCCCTTGCTTCAGGAGCAGCAGCAATTACTTACACGATTCAGGCCCTTGCTCAGAAAGGAGATCACATCGTAGCTCAGAAAACCATTTACGGAGGAAGCTACAATCTTCTGGCCCATACTTTAAGTCAGTTTGGTATCGAAACAACTTTTGTTGATGCCCATAATCTTGCAGAAGTAGAAGGAGCCATTAAAGAAAATACGAAAGCCGTTTACCTGGAAACCCTGGGAAATCCTAACTCAGACATTCCTGATATTGATGCAATCAGCGCAATAGCCCATAAACACGGTCTTCCTGTTGCAGTAGACAATACCTTCGGAACACCTTATCTTTTCAGGCCGATTGAACACGGGGCAGACATCGTAGTTCATTCTGCAACTAAGTTTATCGGAGGACACGGAACCACACTGGGAGGCATAATCGTTGATTCCGGAAAATTTGACTGGAAAAAATCAGGAAAATACGCTCCTATTGCAGCACCAAACCCAAGCTACCACGGAATCAGCTTTGCAGATGCCGTAGGACCTGCAGCATTCGTAACATATATCCGTGCAATCCTCCTGAGAGACCAGGGAGCTACAATTTCTCCGTTCAACGCCTTCCTTCTTCTTCAGGGAACAGAAACTCTTTCTCTTCGTCTTGACCGTCATGCAGAAAACACGAAAAAAGTAGTTGAATTCCTTAAAAACCATCCTAAGGTTGCAAAGGTAAATCATCCTTCCCTTGAAAACCATCCGGATCATGCCCTTTATCAGAAGTACTTTCCAAACGGAGGCGCTTCAATCTTTACATTTGAAATAAAAGGCGGAAAAGAAGCTGCATGGAATTTCATAGATCATCTTGAAATCTTCAGTCTTCTTGCCAATGTTGCAGACGTAAAGTCTCTTGTAATACACCCGGCAACCACAACACACTCTCAGCTTACAGATGAAGAGCTGGCTGACCAGGGAATCACCCAGAGTACGATACGCCTTTCTATCGGAACGGAACATATTGACGACATCATTGCAGATCTTGAAAAAGGATTTGCAGCAGTATAA
- a CDS encoding extracellular solute-binding protein: MTAVLTSCSRKANDYLVIWTDTPALASFAEDFNATHKDSKVVIVYKEKAASSLPPSADELQPDIVIASWLMNSTIRRNFASLDFMFKSKLLNRDDFYPQILEYGIIDEKQYLIPLSFNLPMIIYSNSNEYMLQDEHLLTLDRMEEISAAYNAKNKSEAYTAIGYAPGWDKEFLYEASKLQGADYAERGKSFIWNEKALKDTIRRMKDWTTKFNTDSTTEKNFQFRYLFMPKHRQVSTGRCLFASTRSDKFFALDESQNEGLNFRWLASDDKIPIEDDIVCIGLYKKTRHTRKAEIFISWLLNEKTQKHLLERKLTMKLDTSTFGLANGFSSIKATNENIYPVYYRQLLGSLPGEKNLVMPDILPYRWDSIKEKIILPYLEECVTTDSKKEPASLEERIENWNKQFY; encoded by the coding sequence ATGACTGCAGTACTGACATCCTGCAGCCGTAAGGCAAATGACTATCTTGTTATATGGACTGATACTCCTGCCCTTGCCTCTTTTGCAGAAGATTTTAATGCAACCCACAAAGATTCAAAGGTTGTAATCGTTTATAAGGAAAAAGCAGCCAGTTCCCTTCCGCCTTCAGCAGATGAACTTCAGCCGGATATTGTAATTGCAAGCTGGCTCATGAATTCTACCATCCGCCGGAATTTTGCATCTCTGGACTTTATGTTTAAATCAAAGCTTCTCAACAGAGATGACTTTTATCCGCAGATTCTGGAATACGGCATTATTGACGAAAAGCAGTACCTGATTCCCCTGAGTTTTAATCTTCCGATGATAATCTATTCAAATTCAAATGAATACATGCTTCAGGACGAACACCTGCTTACCCTGGACAGAATGGAAGAAATATCTGCTGCCTACAATGCAAAAAACAAAAGTGAAGCCTATACAGCCATAGGATATGCCCCGGGCTGGGACAAGGAATTCCTGTATGAAGCAAGCAAACTCCAGGGAGCTGACTATGCGGAACGGGGTAAAAGCTTTATATGGAATGAAAAAGCCCTTAAAGATACTATCCGCAGAATGAAAGACTGGACTACTAAGTTCAATACAGATTCTACTACAGAGAAAAACTTTCAGTTCCGCTACCTTTTTATGCCGAAACACAGGCAGGTAAGCACGGGAAGATGCCTCTTTGCTTCAACCCGCAGCGACAAATTCTTTGCCCTTGATGAGAGTCAGAATGAAGGACTGAATTTCAGGTGGCTTGCATCTGATGACAAAATTCCTATAGAAGACGACATTGTCTGCATAGGACTTTATAAGAAAACCCGGCATACAAGAAAAGCTGAGATTTTTATAAGCTGGCTTCTTAATGAAAAGACACAGAAACACCTGCTTGAACGCAAGCTTACAATGAAGCTTGATACCTCAACCTTTGGTCTTGCAAACGGTTTTTCTTCGATAAAGGCAACTAACGAAAACATTTATCCGGTTTATTACAGACAGCTTTTAGGAAGCCTTCCCGGAGAAAAAAACCTTGTAATGCCTGACATTCTGCCATACAGATGGGACAGCATTAAAGAAAAAATAATCCTTCCGTATCTTGAGGAATGTGTAACTACTGATTCTAAAAAAGAACCGGCCTCCCTTGAAGAAAGAATAGAGAACTGGAACAAGCAGTTCTACTAA
- a CDS encoding ABC transporter substrate-binding protein, translating to MKKISAVLGALAAAAVMFTGCQKQDLIVGFVQAGHESAWRIANTESFEQAFGKDSGYILDMHDCNGSRDLQIEVIRKLLDDGVDYLVIAPVVEDGWEEVLHEAKEADVPVILCDRQISADSNLYECWVGSYFVGEGRNAVNWLENYLKEIEWKKERTFIVHLQGTKGSSAQKGRTQGLEEGLRNHPEWKLLGFDNGNFSESGGYIAMKKIIASIGIDMIDVVYAENDDMAIGAVEAIRETGKEPGKDIIIISFDAGRRALELVKQGVINCDVECNPMHGPLVKNIIDQKEKGIEPEKIMNVKESLYDITNVDEVLETRTY from the coding sequence ATGAAAAAGATTTCAGCTGTTTTAGGAGCTCTCGCTGCAGCTGCCGTTATGTTTACAGGCTGTCAGAAACAGGATCTTATCGTCGGTTTCGTTCAGGCCGGTCATGAATCAGCATGGCGCATTGCAAACACAGAATCTTTTGAACAGGCATTTGGTAAAGACTCGGGATATATTCTTGACATGCATGACTGTAACGGAAGTCGTGATCTTCAGATAGAAGTAATCAGAAAGCTTCTTGATGACGGGGTTGACTATCTTGTCATTGCACCTGTTGTAGAAGACGGATGGGAAGAAGTTCTTCATGAAGCAAAGGAAGCTGATGTTCCGGTAATTCTCTGTGACAGACAGATCAGTGCAGATTCAAACCTGTATGAATGCTGGGTAGGAAGCTACTTTGTCGGAGAAGGCCGTAATGCAGTAAACTGGCTTGAAAACTATCTTAAAGAAATTGAATGGAAAAAAGAACGTACTTTTATCGTTCACCTTCAGGGAACTAAGGGATCTTCTGCTCAAAAAGGACGTACACAGGGGCTTGAAGAAGGTCTGCGCAATCATCCGGAATGGAAGCTTTTAGGATTTGATAACGGTAACTTCAGTGAGTCAGGCGGTTATATTGCAATGAAAAAAATCATTGCTTCTATTGGAATTGACATGATTGATGTTGTTTATGCAGAAAATGATGACATGGCTATCGGTGCAGTTGAAGCTATCCGCGAAACCGGAAAGGAACCTGGTAAAGATATTATAATAATTTCTTTTGATGCCGGAAGACGTGCCCTGGAACTTGTAAAGCAGGGGGTAATAAACTGTGACGTTGAATGCAATCCTATGCACGGACCTCTTGTAAAGAATATCATTGATCAGAAAGAAAAGGGCATTGAACCTGAAAAGATTATGAACGTTAAGGAATCTCTTTACGACATAACTAATGTTGATGAAGTGCTTGAAACACGTACTTACTGA
- a CDS encoding xylulokinase, with protein MTKEKIIEEISGGKAVLGIEFGSTRIKAVLINSEHEPVAGGAFDWENSLVDGIWTYSLDEIHNGISTAFAEMKKDVAEKYGVKLTKLAALGISAMMHGYLAFDSNDKLLVPFRTWRNTITGEASKALTELFNFPIPERWSIAHLYQAILNNEPHVKDVAFFTTLAGYVHWILTGKKVLGVGDASGMFPIDDKTGNFNSAMIAQFDNLVADKNFSWKLEGILPEVLPAGKEAGVLTKEGAAWLDRDGTLEAGCVLAPPEGDAGTGMAATNSVAPRTGNVSAGTSIFSMVVLEKPLAKTYLGLIDVVTTPDGKPVAMVHGNNCTGEYDKWIKMFGEAATLLGAKFDKGELYQAMLTAALSGDKDCGGCVPYNYISGESITGFTEGRPLFVRTQNAKLNLANFMRSQLFTALAALRVGMDVLFEEKVPLERLTGHGGYFKTEGVGLPFMAAAMHTPVSAMSTAGEGGPWGMAVLASYVLNGGGESLSSYLESKVFASAKIETVKPEAADVEGFNAFLENYKKGLAAERAAVENL; from the coding sequence ATGACTAAAGAAAAAATCATCGAGGAAATTTCCGGCGGAAAAGCTGTTCTGGGAATTGAATTCGGTTCAACAAGAATTAAGGCTGTTCTTATTAACAGTGAGCATGAACCTGTTGCAGGGGGAGCTTTTGACTGGGAAAACTCTCTTGTAGACGGTATCTGGACTTATTCACTGGATGAAATCCATAACGGAATTTCTACTGCCTTTGCAGAAATGAAAAAAGATGTGGCAGAAAAATACGGTGTAAAGCTTACAAAACTTGCAGCTCTCGGTATCAGTGCCATGATGCACGGATATCTTGCCTTTGATTCAAACGATAAACTTCTGGTTCCATTCAGAACCTGGCGCAATACTATTACCGGTGAAGCTTCAAAAGCCCTTACTGAGCTTTTTAATTTCCCGATTCCTGAACGCTGGAGCATTGCTCATCTTTATCAGGCAATACTTAATAATGAGCCTCATGTTAAGGATGTTGCTTTCTTTACAACTCTTGCAGGTTATGTTCACTGGATCCTTACAGGTAAGAAAGTTCTGGGAGTAGGAGATGCTTCCGGAATGTTCCCTATTGATGACAAAACAGGAAACTTTAACAGTGCAATGATTGCTCAGTTTGATAATCTTGTTGCAGATAAAAATTTCAGCTGGAAACTTGAGGGAATTCTTCCTGAAGTTCTTCCTGCCGGAAAGGAAGCCGGTGTTCTTACAAAGGAAGGTGCTGCATGGCTTGACCGTGACGGAACTCTTGAAGCCGGTTGTGTTCTTGCTCCTCCTGAAGGAGATGCCGGAACAGGTATGGCTGCTACAAATTCCGTAGCACCACGCACTGGTAATGTAAGTGCCGGAACTTCAATTTTCAGCATGGTTGTTCTGGAAAAGCCTCTTGCAAAGACATATCTGGGGCTTATAGATGTTGTTACAACTCCGGACGGAAAACCTGTTGCCATGGTTCACGGAAACAACTGTACCGGTGAATATGATAAATGGATTAAGATGTTTGGAGAAGCTGCAACGCTTCTTGGTGCCAAATTTGATAAGGGCGAACTTTATCAGGCCATGCTTACAGCGGCTCTTAGCGGAGACAAGGATTGCGGCGGATGTGTTCCATACAATTATATTTCCGGAGAAAGCATTACGGGCTTTACTGAAGGCCGTCCGCTTTTTGTCCGCACTCAGAATGCAAAGCTTAACCTTGCCAATTTTATGAGAAGCCAGCTTTTTACTGCTCTTGCAGCCCTCAGAGTTGGAATGGATGTTCTTTTTGAAGAAAAGGTTCCTCTTGAACGTCTTACGGGACATGGCGGCTATTTTAAGACAGAAGGCGTCGGTCTTCCGTTTATGGCTGCTGCAATGCACACTCCTGTAAGTGCAATGAGTACTGCCGGTGAAGGCGGTCCATGGGGAATGGCAGTTCTTGCTTCTTATGTCCTTAACGGAGGCGGAGAATCCCTTAGCAGTTATCTTGAATCAAAAGTATTTGCATCTGCAAAGATAGAAACTGTAAAACCGGAAGCTGCAGATGTTGAAGGATTCAATGCATTCCTTGAAAACTATAAGAAGGGACTTGCTGCAGAAAGAGCTGCCGTAGAAAATCTTTAA
- a CDS encoding aminotransferase class I/II-fold pyridoxal phosphate-dependent enzyme: MMNPLAQELNDLLAGTTPGELLSDLGQRLYFPKGIIAQSGEAKKLGKVANGTIGMTVINGKPAILPSVRKYAPELQSGELVAYAPTAGNPDLRALWKEEMLKKNPGLEGKSVSLPVLVPGLTAGISYLADLFLDETKGLVAADPSWDNYVLIAGARRNAPFVQFQIFKDGKFNVDGLEECLRKQAETGSVRVILNFPQNPSGYSPTKSEAARIVSIIKDLAEKGTKVMVWCDDAYFGLNYENDIYPQSLFAELCDLHENVLAAKIDGPTKEDFAWGFRCGFITFGGKNLTDTHYDALVKKLMAAIRSSVSCASTPPQSMIFKAYRDGDIQTEKIEFRKVLEARYKLVKKFVTSHKSTAISPLPFNSGYFMAFHLDTVDAEELRQKLLTEKGIGTISIDSHTLRVAFSSLDEEKIETVYQAIYDTADELAKA; encoded by the coding sequence ATGATGAATCCATTAGCACAAGAATTAAATGACCTTCTTGCAGGAACAACACCTGGAGAACTGCTTTCTGATTTAGGACAGCGTCTTTACTTTCCTAAAGGAATTATAGCTCAGAGCGGAGAAGCTAAAAAACTCGGTAAAGTTGCAAACGGAACTATCGGAATGACCGTAATCAACGGAAAACCGGCCATACTTCCTTCCGTACGCAAATATGCACCGGAACTTCAGAGCGGAGAACTTGTTGCATATGCTCCTACAGCCGGAAATCCTGATCTTCGTGCCCTTTGGAAAGAAGAAATGTTAAAAAAGAATCCGGGGCTTGAGGGTAAGTCAGTTTCTCTCCCGGTACTGGTTCCAGGGCTTACGGCAGGAATTTCTTATCTTGCAGATCTCTTCCTTGACGAGACAAAAGGGCTTGTTGCTGCAGATCCATCATGGGACAACTACGTGCTTATCGCAGGAGCAAGACGCAATGCTCCTTTCGTTCAGTTTCAAATTTTTAAAGACGGAAAATTCAATGTAGACGGACTTGAGGAATGCCTCAGAAAACAGGCAGAAACAGGTTCTGTCCGCGTAATCCTTAACTTTCCGCAGAATCCATCAGGATATTCACCGACAAAGTCTGAAGCTGCCCGTATCGTAAGCATTATCAAAGACCTTGCAGAAAAAGGTACAAAAGTAATGGTATGGTGCGATGACGCTTACTTCGGCCTTAACTATGAAAATGACATCTATCCTCAGTCTTTATTTGCAGAACTCTGCGATCTTCACGAAAATGTTCTTGCTGCTAAAATTGACGGACCTACAAAAGAAGACTTTGCATGGGGATTCAGATGCGGCTTCATCACATTCGGCGGTAAAAACCTTACTGACACACATTATGACGCCCTTGTAAAGAAACTCATGGCTGCCATCCGCTCTTCTGTTTCCTGCGCATCTACACCTCCACAGTCAATGATCTTCAAGGCTTACAGAGACGGAGACATTCAGACAGAAAAAATCGAATTCCGTAAAGTTCTTGAAGCAAGATACAAGCTGGTAAAAAAATTCGTAACTTCGCATAAGAGTACGGCAATTTCTCCTCTTCCATTCAATTCAGGCTATTTCATGGCATTCCACCTTGATACTGTTGATGCAGAAGAACTCAGGCAGAAACTGCTGACAGAAAAGGGAATAGGAACAATTTCTATTGACTCCCATACCCTTCGCGTGGCATTCTCAAGTCTTGATGAAGAAAAGATTGAGACTGTTTACCAGGCAATTTACGACACAGCTGATGAACTTGCAAAAGCTTAA
- a CDS encoding PTS sugar transporter subunit IIA — protein sequence MDLRTVLTPETVDLHLKGTTKEEIIDELLDILVKAGKVTDKASAKEVVLDRERKMSTGMKHGIAIPHGKTDAVSDLVACIGISDNPVDFDSLDQEPCRIFIMTLSPVNKTGPHLQFLAEVSLLFKSADKRAQILNTQDKAEIIKILTE from the coding sequence ATGGACTTAAGAACAGTATTAACACCAGAAACAGTAGATCTCCATCTGAAGGGAACTACAAAAGAAGAGATTATCGACGAATTGCTTGACATCCTCGTTAAAGCAGGAAAAGTTACAGATAAAGCTTCTGCAAAAGAAGTTGTACTCGACAGAGAGCGCAAGATGTCTACAGGTATGAAGCACGGCATCGCCATTCCTCACGGAAAGACAGATGCAGTTTCTGACCTTGTTGCATGTATCGGTATTTCAGACAATCCTGTTGATTTTGACAGTCTTGATCAGGAGCCATGCCGTATCTTTATCATGACTTTATCTCCTGTAAACAAGACAGGTCCTCACCTTCAGTTCCTTGCTGAAGTAAGCCTCCTCTTTAAATCAGCAGACAAACGTGCTCAGATCCTGAATACACAGGACAAAGCTGAAATCATTAAGATTTTAACAGAGTAG
- a CDS encoding patatin-like phospholipase family protein, producing the protein MEATVKTGLVLEGGAMRGLFTSGCLDVFIENNITFDMTTGVSAGAAFGCNFKSRQTGRALRYNLKYARDKRYSSWQSFLKTGNLFNAEFCYHTLPEKLDPFDFETYRNNPMEFFAVTTDILRGTPRYHKLSSCNYEELELMRASASMPLVSVPVKAEGTLLLDGGITDSIPLKFSEGAGCKKNVVILTQPENYRKKPSKLSAVMNIALRKYPELIKAIKNRPAMYNAQTEYAFQAQKEGRALVICPETSLGISRTCKNESELKRVYKEGRKAAEKNLNRIKDFLSAS; encoded by the coding sequence ATGGAAGCTACAGTAAAAACAGGTCTGGTTCTTGAAGGCGGTGCAATGCGCGGTCTTTTTACAAGCGGTTGTCTTGATGTATTCATCGAAAACAACATCACCTTTGACATGACTACGGGAGTATCTGCCGGAGCTGCTTTCGGCTGCAACTTTAAATCCCGACAGACCGGAAGGGCATTACGGTATAACCTTAAATATGCCAGAGACAAACGCTACTCCAGCTGGCAGTCTTTCCTGAAAACCGGAAACCTTTTTAATGCAGAATTCTGTTACCATACCCTTCCAGAAAAACTTGACCCTTTTGATTTTGAAACCTACAGAAACAATCCCATGGAATTTTTTGCCGTTACAACAGACATTCTGAGGGGAACTCCAAGATATCACAAACTTTCTTCCTGTAATTATGAAGAGCTTGAACTTATGCGCGCATCTGCCTCAATGCCTCTTGTGTCAGTACCGGTAAAGGCGGAAGGAACCCTTCTTCTTGACGGAGGAATTACTGATTCAATTCCACTGAAATTTTCAGAAGGAGCCGGCTGTAAAAAAAATGTAGTCATACTTACCCAGCCGGAAAACTACAGAAAAAAGCCGTCAAAACTTTCTGCAGTAATGAACATAGCATTAAGGAAATACCCGGAACTTATAAAAGCCATTAAAAACCGCCCCGCAATGTATAATGCCCAGACCGAATACGCATTTCAGGCTCAGAAAGAAGGCAGGGCTCTTGTAATCTGTCCCGAAACCTCCCTTGGAATCAGCAGAACCTGCAAAAATGAATCTGAACTGAAGAGAGTATACAAGGAAGGTCGTAAAGCAGCAGAAAAGAACCTTAACAGAATAAAAGACTTTCTTTCCGCCAGTTAA
- a CDS encoding maltose ABC transporter substrate-binding protein: MSRRFIVVSVIFLAALVWLSLPDMKKTDDGRITITVWESLGGPDEFIKKAGEAYSELHPDVKIKFVNVELGDAVSQVALDAPAGVGPDLFAAPHDKLGELYNMGLVFAVEDPDRLKEQVLASCSQAVTYNDIMFGYPVSAETYALFYNKKYISEKDVPQKWSSLLNWCREFNAKNPGKYGFMMDAGSGYYTITFASKNGNRLFGADGRDSEHTYLNTQDAVQGMTFFQDMRSAILDVPAADLTTATCDDSFRSGKVAMYITGLWNVKSFEEAGLDFGVASLPALPGEDTPSPSFSGTRAMYVSAFSNHEKIAADFAKFLISPEMQQLRFEITGALPSIDVAVESPYISGFLRQLDYSFPMPSIDRMSAFWASMDSASKNIWDGADVQTELNACDRTILSK, from the coding sequence ATGAGCAGAAGGTTTATAGTTGTTTCTGTGATTTTTCTTGCTGCCCTTGTATGGCTTTCTTTGCCGGATATGAAAAAAACTGATGACGGCAGGATTACCATTACAGTCTGGGAATCTTTAGGCGGCCCGGATGAGTTTATAAAAAAAGCGGGGGAAGCTTATTCAGAACTTCATCCGGATGTAAAGATTAAATTTGTAAATGTAGAACTTGGTGATGCGGTAAGTCAGGTTGCTTTGGATGCTCCTGCAGGGGTAGGACCTGATCTTTTTGCAGCGCCTCATGATAAACTTGGTGAACTTTATAATATGGGCCTGGTTTTTGCCGTGGAAGATCCGGACAGATTAAAGGAACAGGTTCTTGCTTCCTGTTCCCAGGCTGTTACGTACAACGATATTATGTTCGGTTATCCTGTCAGTGCAGAAACTTATGCGCTTTTCTACAATAAAAAATATATTTCTGAGAAGGATGTTCCTCAGAAGTGGAGCAGCCTTCTTAACTGGTGCAGGGAGTTTAATGCAAAAAATCCAGGTAAATACGGTTTTATGATGGATGCAGGTTCCGGATACTATACGATTACTTTTGCGTCTAAAAACGGAAACAGGCTTTTTGGTGCAGACGGTCGGGATTCAGAACATACATATCTTAATACTCAGGATGCCGTACAGGGAATGACTTTTTTTCAGGATATGAGGAGTGCGATTCTTGATGTTCCTGCTGCGGATTTAACAACTGCCACTTGTGATGATTCATTCCGCTCTGGAAAAGTTGCAATGTATATAACTGGTTTGTGGAATGTAAAAAGTTTTGAGGAAGCCGGTCTTGATTTTGGTGTAGCTAGTCTTCCTGCACTTCCCGGGGAAGATACTCCTTCTCCTTCTTTCAGCGGAACCCGTGCAATGTATGTAAGTGCTTTTTCTAATCATGAAAAGATAGCTGCTGATTTTGCAAAATTCCTTATTTCTCCAGAAATGCAGCAGCTCAGGTTTGAAATTACCGGTGCGCTCCCTTCAATAGATGTAGCTGTAGAAAGTCCATATATCAGCGGATTCCTCAGACAGCTTGATTATTCATTCCCGATGCCTTCCATTGACCGTATGTCTGCTTTCTGGGCTTCCATGGACAGTGCATCAAAAAACATCTGGGACGGTGCAGATGTACAGACAGAACTTAATGCCTGTGACCGTACGATTTTGTCTAAGTGA